A single Chloroflexota bacterium DNA region contains:
- the trpC gene encoding indole-3-glycerol phosphate synthase TrpC, whose translation MLILDEIVAQKRIEVAALRARATLAQLQAAAAVAPRSRDFAGALRDPFGRVCLIAEVKRKSPSKGVFRANLDAAKTARAYAVSGAACVSVLTDEQFFAGTLDDLRAVRQAVDLPILRKEFIVDEAQIFETRAAGADAILLIAAILTDTQMTAFYALAVSLGMAALVEVHDVGELRRVLPLRPALIGINNRDLRTFRTDLATTEALAPLIPPDCIIVGESGIHSRTDVERLQRAGARAILVGESLILAESVAAQVHALIGGT comes from the coding sequence CTGTTGATTCTCGACGAAATTGTGGCGCAGAAGCGGATTGAAGTAGCTGCCTTGCGCGCGCGCGCCACGCTGGCGCAGTTGCAGGCCGCCGCCGCGGTCGCGCCGCGCTCGCGAGACTTTGCCGGCGCACTGCGCGATCCGTTCGGGCGCGTGTGCCTGATCGCCGAGGTCAAGCGCAAGTCGCCGTCCAAAGGCGTGTTCCGCGCCAACCTCGATGCGGCCAAGACGGCGCGCGCGTATGCGGTCTCCGGCGCAGCCTGCGTCTCCGTGCTGACCGACGAACAGTTCTTCGCAGGCACGCTCGACGATCTGCGCGCAGTACGGCAGGCCGTTGATCTGCCGATCCTCCGCAAAGAGTTCATCGTCGACGAGGCGCAGATTTTCGAGACGCGCGCAGCGGGCGCCGATGCCATCCTCTTGATTGCGGCGATCCTGACGGATACGCAGATGACTGCGTTCTATGCGCTGGCGGTGTCGCTCGGAATGGCTGCGCTGGTCGAGGTGCACGACGTGGGCGAGTTGCGGCGTGTGCTGCCGCTGCGGCCCGCGCTGATCGGCATCAACAACCGCGACCTGCGCACCTTCCGCACCGATCTGGCGACGACCGAGGCGCTTGCGCCGCTGATCCCGCCCGATTGCATCATCGTCGGCGAGAGCGGCATTCACTCGCGCACGGACGTGGAACGCTTACAGCGCGCCGGCGCGCGCGCCATACTCGTCGGCGAGTCGCTCATCCTCGCGGAGAGCGTCGCCGCGCAGGTGCATGCGCTGATTGGCGGAACATGA